A region from the Chloroflexota bacterium genome encodes:
- a CDS encoding glycosyltransferase family 2 protein, with amino-acid sequence MFSVVIPNWNGLRFLPTCLNALRDQTYRDFETIVVDDASTDGSRALIKNDYPEVRVIALEKNRGFAHAVNAGIRAARGDIVVLLNNDTEADPNWLAEIACALDANPRAGIVACKLKLFDQRNHIHSAGDFYRVDGVPGNRGVWQKDEGQYDDARGVFGACGGAAAYRQTMLAEIGLFDEELVANLEDVDLNWRARWAGYAIAYAPRAIVYHHISATGGGAYGSFYVGRNFIFVLAKNFPASLWKKYWTRIVQAQLQITRDALLNIRGAAARARLRGQIAGVLGLRHWLARRGEVIRRVSDAEIEAALIK; translated from the coding sequence ATGTTCTCCGTCGTCATTCCGAACTGGAACGGTCTGCGCTTTCTCCCCACGTGCTTGAACGCACTTCGCGATCAAACGTATCGCGATTTTGAAACGATTGTCGTGGACGACGCTTCCACCGATGGCTCGCGCGCGCTCATCAAAAACGATTATCCCGAAGTGCGTGTGATCGCGCTCGAAAAAAATCGCGGGTTTGCGCACGCGGTCAACGCCGGCATTCGCGCGGCACGAGGTGACATCGTTGTTCTGCTCAACAACGACACCGAAGCCGATCCAAACTGGCTCGCCGAAATCGCGTGCGCGCTCGACGCGAATCCGCGCGCGGGAATCGTCGCGTGCAAATTGAAATTGTTCGACCAACGCAATCACATTCACAGCGCCGGCGATTTCTATCGCGTGGACGGCGTCCCCGGCAATCGCGGCGTATGGCAAAAGGATGAAGGACAGTACGATGATGCGCGAGGTGTGTTCGGCGCGTGCGGCGGCGCGGCGGCATACCGTCAAACGATGCTCGCGGAGATTGGATTATTCGATGAAGAACTCGTCGCGAATCTGGAAGATGTGGACCTGAATTGGCGCGCGCGTTGGGCGGGCTATGCGATTGCCTACGCGCCGCGCGCGATTGTCTACCATCACATCAGCGCGACCGGCGGCGGCGCGTACGGCAGTTTCTACGTCGGACGCAATTTTATTTTCGTGCTCGCAAAAAATTTTCCGGCGTCGCTTTGGAAAAAATACTGGACGCGAATCGTACAAGCCCAATTACAAATTACCAGGGATGCTCTTTTGAACATTCGCGGCGCGGCGGCGCGCGCACGCTTGCGCGGACAAATCGCCGGCGTGCTCGGTTTGCGCCACTGGCTCGCGCGGCGCGGCGAGGTGATTCGGCGCGTGAGTGATGCGGAAATCGAAGCGGCGCTTATAAAGTGA
- a CDS encoding class I SAM-dependent methyltransferase translates to MKLSVIENTTDQRDDTRDLRSRIIAAYSGVIRAYAFIRFKIIHLRFLEEIEQYLPDHGTILDLGCGFGLFSLYIAARKPHAHIVGVDVNPTRLQIARAAAQKLGIVNVTYEHRDLRAWRPHAAIAGAYSLDVFHHIPVASGDALLRELFVRLEPGGRFLLKDIDTQPRAMLWFTYWLDVLMSPRDDFFYRSASVWQQEIGGIGFAPVRVHYLWDILPYPHILVICDKPN, encoded by the coding sequence ATGAAATTATCGGTCATCGAAAACACAACCGACCAACGCGACGACACGCGCGATCTGCGCTCGCGCATCATCGCGGCGTACTCGGGCGTCATTCGTGCGTACGCGTTCATTCGCTTCAAAATCATTCACCTGCGCTTTCTCGAAGAGATCGAACAGTACCTGCCCGATCACGGCACGATTCTCGACCTGGGTTGCGGATTCGGCTTGTTCTCGCTCTACATCGCCGCGCGCAAACCGCACGCGCACATCGTCGGCGTGGATGTGAACCCGACGCGTTTACAGATCGCGCGCGCGGCGGCGCAGAAACTCGGCATCGTGAATGTGACGTACGAGCATCGCGATTTGCGCGCGTGGCGACCACACGCCGCGATTGCCGGTGCGTACTCGCTTGACGTGTTCCATCACATCCCCGTCGCGAGCGGCGACGCGCTCTTGCGCGAGTTGTTCGTGCGGCTTGAACCGGGTGGACGGTTTTTGCTCAAGGACATTGACACTCAGCCGCGTGCGATGTTGTGGTTCACGTACTGGCTTGACGTGCTCATGTCGCCGCGCGACGATTTCTTTTATCGTTCGGCAAGCGTGTGGCAACAGGAAATTGGCGGCATTGGCTTTGCGCCGGTGCGCGTGCACTATTTGTGGGATATCCTCCCATACCCACATATCTTGGTAATTTGCGACAAACCAAATTGA
- a CDS encoding glycosyltransferase family 39 protein translates to MNADKNNELSLRGAATRRRSNPRPLPTLPLARGGLGRDGLLLAILLLAFALRVWNAGSLLMWGDEGFSVYSANHSLYTITFEGKDVDPHPPLYYYLLHFWLPLGGYSEFSVRFFSVFFGTATVALAFALGKRLFDARVGLLASALMAIAPFAIHYSQEVRMYALVIFLAALALWFFVRLVRVHTSNFQPPTSNFQLWLGFWVAMFLTQYSLYQSAFLFVAQGLTLLPLLKSHFWFVARWLAASVSIVVLFLPWLALHSSSAFEDVKGVAGDTRPMDIATFLGRGFAGLLLDPTTPLASSQLPAALFALVIAVGLGIAIFTRTAKLADGMLAWSVAIPMLAMYPLYILLPLYRGRLFALALVPLMLLVARAFGLLAQRTRWLSVPVALAMLAAMAFGLNQYYFRYNRYSAVVDDYIPAIRAIEKIAQPGDVVLFHAYWQEGYFLSHHTGAPLTYGSLEKQTDLQNAVAQPRNVWAIVQAIPHHAAEDWLAQNAFALAETQFGQMRVIQYRADPQPAVALPTPIVFNNGITLNGARIESNDTRASVRLDWQAAQKPARDFTVSVRVTDARDENVIWAQADEQPANGTLATSSWEASQVVADRHTIAIPAGMPPGEYAVRVMLYDSQTGAPAFIVAPDNARGQVALIGAMTIQRGAPLANAPQVLRDMSWGDLALIEAKVGASDIVPGDALPLTLVWRTLQTPTRDVTTTIEIVDASGKIRATRMYRPANDSFTTRAWRAGETWLDAMRLNVEAESASGQATVRVSVDGRAFVVARVMIHARPHRFDLPTPWFAKRATLGDRIQLLGYDLPENPLQVNATIPLILYWQASDKIETRYKEFAHLLDAQGNIVAQRDSEPDAGNAPTTSWLKGEVIADTLNLVVPEKFAPGEYTLIVGMYSASTGQRLPVVNTNADHLVLAKFRLGQ, encoded by the coding sequence ATGAACGCGGATAAGAATAACGAATTGTCATTGCGAGGAGCCGCAACGCGGCGACGAAGCAATCCCCGACCCCTCCCAACCCTCCCCTTGGCAAGGGGAGGGCTAGGGAGGGATGGATTACTCCTTGCCATTCTCCTCCTCGCCTTCGCGCTGCGCGTGTGGAACGCCGGCTCATTGCTCATGTGGGGCGATGAAGGATTCAGCGTCTATTCCGCCAATCACAGTTTGTATACGATTACGTTTGAAGGCAAGGATGTTGATCCGCACCCGCCGCTGTACTATTACCTCTTGCATTTCTGGCTTCCGCTCGGCGGCTATTCCGAATTCTCCGTGCGATTTTTTTCCGTGTTCTTTGGTACCGCGACTGTCGCGCTCGCGTTCGCGCTCGGCAAGCGATTGTTTGATGCGCGCGTTGGCTTGCTCGCGTCCGCGTTGATGGCGATTGCACCGTTCGCGATTCACTATTCGCAAGAAGTGCGAATGTACGCGCTCGTCATCTTTCTCGCCGCGCTCGCCCTCTGGTTTTTCGTCCGACTCGTTCGAGTACACACTTCCAACTTCCAACCTCCAACCTCCAATTTCCAACTCTGGCTTGGCTTCTGGGTCGCGATGTTCCTGACCCAGTACTCGCTATACCAATCCGCATTCCTCTTCGTCGCGCAAGGACTGACGCTGTTGCCACTGCTCAAATCGCACTTTTGGTTTGTCGCGCGCTGGCTCGCCGCGTCGGTGAGCATCGTCGTGTTGTTCCTGCCCTGGCTCGCGTTGCATTCATCATCCGCGTTCGAAGATGTGAAAGGCGTCGCGGGCGATACGCGCCCGATGGACATCGCGACATTCCTGGGACGCGGTTTTGCCGGCTTGCTTCTCGACCCGACGACGCCACTTGCTAGTTCGCAGTTGCCTGCCGCGTTGTTTGCACTCGTCATCGCGGTCGGACTCGGCATCGCGATTTTCACGCGCACCGCGAAACTCGCGGACGGAATGCTCGCGTGGTCCGTCGCGATTCCGATGCTCGCGATGTATCCGCTCTACATCCTCTTGCCGCTGTATCGCGGACGCTTGTTCGCGCTCGCGCTCGTACCGTTGATGTTGCTCGTCGCGCGCGCGTTCGGCTTGCTCGCACAACGTACGCGATGGTTGTCCGTGCCAGTCGCGCTGGCAATGCTCGCGGCAATGGCGTTTGGGCTGAATCAGTACTATTTTCGCTACAATCGCTACAGCGCGGTCGTGGATGATTACATCCCGGCGATTCGCGCGATTGAGAAGATCGCGCAGCCGGGCGATGTGGTTTTATTTCACGCGTACTGGCAGGAAGGATATTTCCTCAGCCACCACACGGGTGCGCCATTGACGTATGGCAGTTTGGAAAAGCAAACCGATTTGCAGAACGCCGTCGCGCAACCGCGCAACGTGTGGGCAATCGTCCAAGCGATCCCGCATCACGCCGCCGAAGATTGGCTCGCGCAAAATGCGTTCGCGCTCGCCGAGACCCAGTTCGGGCAGATGCGCGTGATTCAATATCGCGCCGATCCGCAACCGGCGGTCGCGTTGCCAACGCCGATTGTTTTCAACAACGGCATCACGCTCAACGGCGCGCGCATCGAATCGAACGACACGCGCGCATCGGTACGGCTTGATTGGCAAGCCGCGCAAAAACCAGCGCGCGATTTCACGGTGAGCGTGCGCGTGACCGATGCGCGCGACGAAAATGTGATTTGGGCGCAAGCGGACGAGCAACCGGCGAATGGCACGCTTGCCACGTCGTCCTGGGAAGCATCCCAGGTTGTCGCGGATCGGCACACGATTGCGATTCCAGCCGGGATGCCGCCGGGCGAGTACGCCGTGCGCGTGATGCTGTACGATTCGCAAACCGGTGCGCCGGCATTCATCGTTGCGCCGGACAACGCGCGCGGACAAGTGGCGTTGATTGGTGCGATGACGATTCAACGCGGCGCGCCGCTCGCCAACGCGCCCCAGGTTTTGCGCGATATGTCCTGGGGCGATCTTGCGCTCATTGAAGCCAAAGTCGGCGCAAGCGACATCGTGCCGGGTGATGCCTTGCCGTTGACGCTCGTCTGGCGCACGCTCCAAACGCCGACGCGCGATGTGACGACAACTATCGAGATCGTTGACGCGTCCGGCAAAATTCGCGCGACGCGAATGTATCGTCCGGCGAATGATTCGTTTACGACGCGCGCGTGGCGCGCCGGCGAAACCTGGCTCGACGCGATGCGTTTGAACGTGGAGGCGGAATCGGCAAGTGGTCAAGCGACGGTACGCGTGAGCGTGGACGGACGCGCGTTCGTGGTTGCGCGCGTGATGATCCACGCGCGCCCACATCGTTTCGATTTGCCGACACCATGGTTTGCCAAGCGCGCGACGCTCGGCGACAGGATCCAATTGCTGGGATACGATCTCCCGGAGAATCCGCTTCAAGTCAATGCGACGATTCCGCTCATACTCTACTGGCAAGCGTCGGACAAAATCGAAACGCGCTACAAAGAGTTCGCGCATCTGCTCGACGCGCAAGGCAACATCGTCGCGCAACGCGACAGCGAGCCGGATGCCGGCAACGCGCCGACGACGAGTTGGCTCAAAGGCGAAGTGATTGCGGATACACTCAATCTGGTCGTGCCGGAAAAATTCGCGCCGGGCGAATACACCTTGATCGTCGGCATGTACTCGGCGAGTACCGGGCAACGTTTGCCAGTGGTCAACACGAATGCCGACCACCTTGTGTTGGCAAAATTCCGGCTGGGACAATGA
- a CDS encoding glycosyltransferase family 2 protein, translated as MPPRPFLSVVVPAYNEERRLPQTLEQITSYLTRQTYTSELIVVDDGSADQTASVAESFCAAHPDVRVIRNDHRGKGYTVRTGMLAARGHIVLFSDADLSTPIEEIANLLPWFERGYGIVIGSREGTGAKRIKEPFYRHWMGRVFNFIVRALTVRGIQDTQCGFKAFRDDVARDVFGRMQLYGDDAKRITGSMVTGFDVEVLFIGAKAGVKIKEVPVEWRYGTETKVNPIKDSWRNLRDVLRVRLNDWRGLYDKK; from the coding sequence ATACCACCGCGTCCGTTCTTGTCTGTCGTCGTGCCGGCGTACAACGAAGAGCGACGCTTGCCGCAAACACTCGAACAAATTACCAGCTATCTCACGCGCCAAACGTACACGAGCGAGTTGATCGTCGTTGACGACGGCAGTGCGGACCAGACCGCGTCGGTTGCCGAGTCGTTCTGCGCGGCGCATCCCGATGTGCGCGTGATTCGCAACGATCATCGCGGCAAAGGGTACACCGTTCGCACGGGAATGCTCGCCGCGCGTGGACACATCGTTTTATTTTCCGATGCGGACCTGAGCACGCCCATCGAAGAAATCGCGAATCTCTTGCCCTGGTTCGAACGTGGCTACGGCATTGTCATCGGCTCGCGCGAGGGGACGGGCGCGAAACGCATCAAGGAGCCGTTCTATCGGCATTGGATGGGGCGCGTGTTCAACTTTATCGTGCGCGCGCTGACCGTGCGCGGAATTCAAGACACCCAGTGCGGCTTTAAGGCGTTTCGCGATGACGTCGCGCGCGACGTGTTTGGTCGAATGCAATTGTACGGCGACGACGCCAAACGCATCACGGGGAGTATGGTCACCGGCTTTGACGTCGAAGTGTTGTTCATCGGCGCAAAAGCCGGCGTCAAGATCAAAGAGGTGCCGGTCGAGTGGCGCTACGGCACCGAGACCAAGGTGAATCCGATCAAGGATTCGTGGCGCAATCTGCGCGATGTGTTGCGCGTGCGGCTGAACGATTGGCGCGGGCTATACGACAAAAAGTGA
- a CDS encoding HD domain-containing protein, with product MLKQDLALYEISTDLIKVAGDLYETLQAIFGYVILHFGVHAVDFILYDTPTRTLRFVAGRGFYTQNFDRAPARVTALAGQVVRDEHTALIRNLKNLIGQLNGTELAREGFVSYIGVPLVVNGQLEGVIELFCRAEWQMGNEELKLLERVVAQSGLAVHRAMEIRKLQFENQELAHTIDATITAMVSALEMREQESEGHTARVAEMTVQFARALNFQEAHLVNVRRGALLHDIGKMGVPESVLLKPEALTEDEWNQMRQHPTIGYTMLAPIEPLRLALAIPYCHHEKWDGTGYPRGLKGEEIPLEARLFAVVDVWDALRSARPYRQSWPEEKVIAHILDRGGRQFEQRLAEMFVKLVQAGNLQRKRESGEGELTRNYATQTIST from the coding sequence ATGCTCAAACAAGACCTTGCGCTGTACGAAATTAGCACCGACTTGATCAAGGTCGCCGGCGATTTGTACGAGACCCTCCAAGCGATCTTTGGATACGTGATTCTGCACTTTGGCGTGCACGCGGTAGATTTCATTCTGTACGACACGCCGACGCGCACACTGCGCTTTGTTGCGGGGCGGGGTTTTTATACGCAAAACTTTGACCGCGCGCCGGCGCGCGTGACGGCGCTCGCCGGGCAGGTCGTGCGCGATGAACACACGGCGCTCATCCGCAATCTCAAAAATCTCATCGGTCAATTGAACGGGACCGAACTGGCGCGCGAAGGATTCGTGTCGTACATCGGCGTGCCGCTCGTCGTCAACGGACAACTCGAAGGCGTCATCGAGTTGTTTTGTCGCGCGGAATGGCAGATGGGCAACGAGGAATTGAAATTGCTCGAACGCGTCGTCGCGCAGAGCGGGCTGGCAGTGCATCGCGCGATGGAGATTCGCAAACTGCAATTCGAGAATCAGGAACTCGCGCACACGATTGACGCGACGATTACGGCGATGGTCAGCGCGCTCGAAATGCGCGAGCAAGAATCGGAAGGACATACCGCGCGCGTCGCCGAAATGACGGTACAATTCGCGCGCGCGCTCAATTTCCAAGAGGCGCATCTCGTCAACGTGCGGCGCGGCGCGCTGTTGCACGACATCGGCAAGATGGGCGTGCCCGAAAGTGTTTTGCTCAAACCCGAAGCGTTGACCGAAGACGAGTGGAATCAAATGCGTCAGCATCCGACGATTGGATACACGATGCTCGCGCCGATTGAACCATTGCGTCTCGCGCTCGCGATTCCGTACTGCCATCACGAAAAATGGGACGGCACCGGATATCCGCGCGGATTGAAAGGCGAAGAGATTCCGCTCGAAGCCCGGCTCTTTGCAGTCGTGGATGTGTGGGACGCGTTGCGTTCCGCGCGACCATACCGCCAATCATGGCCCGAGGAAAAAGTGATCGCGCACATTCTCGATCGCGGCGGCAGACAATTCGAGCAACGCCTCGCCGAGATGTTCGTCAAGCTGGTTCAAGCCGGCAATCTCCAACGCAAACGCGAGTCGGGCGAAGGCGAACTGACGCGTAACTATGCGACGCAAACAATCAGCACGTAA
- a CDS encoding Smr/MutS family protein, whose amino-acid sequence MNSRYLRALELDKILARLAAHTAFAASEQLARALAPLTDPDELARRQGETTEAVALLDQHPETSVGGARDVRPLARAARIGAILAPTDLLEVRQTLIAARTLRRSLGRFGELYPRLAARAALLEELPTVVDAIGRAVNDRGEIVNSASPALARIRGELNVVRGRLMDKLQRLIASAANAKYIQEAIITERDGRYVIPIRAESKGRIPGITHDTSASGATLFIEPLSTVEMGNRVRELEREETREIERILRELTDLIAAHADALDATVATLAELDLAFAKAKYSVEIRGVEPQLEVGNWTFDVGDWKLEGATRSNPQPPISNFQPLTSNLHLLAARHPLLDPTQVVPVSLELGGAFSILVITGPNTGGKTVTLKTIGLLALMAQCGLHIPANPGSRLPIFSGIFADIGDEQSIEQSLSTFSGHLKNIIEILRDADAHSLVLLDELGAGTDPVEGSALARAILDDLLARRVPALVATHYAELKAFAQTTPGVQNASVEFDVETLSPTYHLVMGLPGKSNAFAIATRLGLDRAIIARAQESLSGADVELEKMLAEIKRARQDAISAQAHAEIAQRDAEQRAAEARRLSFETEQARAKILDRAHAEAQAEIALAREELNRLRQEWRAVSVARDFVAGEQAKLENLAKELPTTEPPPLPSPFKGEGRAGVGDHVWVARLQQAGQVIALDANGADVQVGNFRVRLKANELGDKVAPPMSAFVPKTSEVKLPEAENPGVEISLRGMRADDALDTLEKYLDRAYLAGLPYVRIVHGKGTGTLRKLARDLLRGHPLVAQIREAEAHEGGEGVTIAKLISR is encoded by the coding sequence ATGAACTCACGTTATTTACGCGCTCTCGAACTCGACAAAATTCTCGCGCGCCTTGCCGCGCACACCGCGTTTGCCGCGAGCGAACAACTCGCGCGCGCGCTCGCCCCGCTCACCGACCCGGACGAACTGGCGCGGCGGCAAGGCGAAACGACCGAAGCCGTCGCACTCCTCGATCAACATCCCGAAACGAGCGTCGGCGGCGCGCGCGATGTGCGACCGCTCGCGCGCGCCGCACGCATCGGCGCGATCCTCGCCCCGACCGATCTGCTCGAAGTACGGCAAACGCTCATCGCCGCGCGCACCTTGCGCCGTTCGCTTGGACGCTTTGGCGAACTGTACCCGCGCCTTGCCGCGCGCGCCGCGTTGCTCGAAGAATTACCGACCGTCGTGGACGCGATCGGGCGCGCGGTGAATGATCGCGGCGAGATCGTGAACAGCGCATCGCCCGCGCTCGCGCGCATTCGCGGCGAACTCAACGTCGTGCGCGGACGACTGATGGACAAATTGCAGCGTCTCATCGCGTCCGCCGCGAACGCAAAATACATCCAGGAAGCGATCATCACCGAGCGCGATGGACGTTATGTGATTCCGATTCGCGCTGAATCCAAGGGGCGCATTCCTGGGATCACGCACGACACAAGCGCGAGCGGCGCGACCTTGTTCATCGAGCCGCTCTCGACCGTCGAGATGGGCAACCGCGTGCGCGAACTTGAACGCGAAGAGACGCGCGAGATCGAACGCATTCTGCGCGAGCTGACCGACCTCATCGCCGCGCACGCTGATGCACTCGACGCGACCGTCGCGACGCTCGCCGAACTCGACCTCGCGTTCGCCAAAGCCAAGTACTCAGTCGAGATTCGCGGAGTCGAGCCGCAATTGGAAGTTGGAAATTGGACGTTCGACGTTGGAGATTGGAAATTGGAAGGTGCAACGCGCTCCAATCCCCAACCGCCAATTTCCAACTTCCAACCTCTAACCTCCAACCTCCATTTGCTTGCCGCGCGTCATCCCTTGCTCGACCCAACCCAGGTCGTGCCGGTATCGCTCGAACTCGGCGGCGCGTTTTCGATTCTGGTCATCACCGGACCGAACACTGGCGGCAAGACCGTTACACTCAAGACGATTGGTTTGCTCGCGTTGATGGCGCAGTGCGGCTTGCACATTCCGGCAAACCCAGGGTCGCGCTTGCCGATTTTTTCCGGCATCTTTGCCGACATCGGCGACGAGCAATCCATCGAGCAATCGCTCTCGACGTTTTCCGGTCATCTCAAAAACATCATCGAAATTTTGCGCGATGCGGATGCGCACTCGCTCGTCCTGCTCGACGAACTGGGCGCAGGTACCGATCCGGTCGAAGGGTCGGCGCTCGCGCGCGCGATACTCGATGACTTGCTTGCGCGGCGCGTGCCGGCGCTCGTCGCCACACACTACGCCGAGTTGAAAGCGTTCGCGCAAACGACGCCCGGCGTGCAGAACGCGTCGGTCGAGTTCGACGTCGAAACGCTTTCGCCGACGTACCATTTGGTGATGGGCTTGCCCGGCAAATCGAACGCGTTTGCGATTGCGACGCGGCTCGGGTTGGATCGCGCGATCATCGCGCGCGCGCAAGAATCGCTGTCGGGTGCGGATGTCGAACTCGAAAAAATGCTCGCGGAAATCAAACGCGCGCGGCAGGATGCGATCTCGGCGCAGGCGCACGCGGAGATCGCGCAACGCGACGCGGAACAACGCGCCGCCGAAGCACGTCGCCTTTCATTCGAAACCGAGCAAGCCCGCGCTAAAATTCTGGATCGCGCGCACGCGGAGGCGCAAGCCGAAATCGCGCTCGCGCGCGAAGAACTGAATCGGCTGCGGCAAGAGTGGCGCGCAGTTTCAGTGGCGCGCGATTTTGTCGCTGGTGAGCAAGCCAAACTGGAAAACCTCGCGAAAGAATTACCGACGACCGAACCTCCTCCCTTGCCCTCCCCCTTCAAGGGGGAGGGTAGGGCGGGGGTCGGCGATCACGTGTGGGTCGCGCGCCTGCAGCAAGCCGGTCAGGTCATCGCACTCGATGCGAACGGGGCGGACGTGCAGGTCGGCAATTTTCGCGTGCGGCTCAAAGCGAATGAACTGGGCGACAAGGTTGCGCCGCCGATGAGCGCGTTTGTGCCGAAAACAAGTGAAGTGAAATTGCCGGAGGCGGAGAATCCCGGCGTCGAGATCAGTTTGCGCGGGATGCGCGCGGATGACGCGCTCGACACGCTCGAAAAATATCTAGACCGCGCGTATCTTGCCGGCTTGCCGTACGTGCGCATTGTGCACGGCAAAGGCACCGGCACGCTTCGCAAACTCGCACGCGATTTGTTGCGCGGGCATCCGCTCGTCGCGCAAATTCGCGAAGCCGAAGCGCACGAAGGCGGCGAAGGCGTGACGATTGCGAAATTGATTAGTCGGTAG
- a CDS encoding CvpA family protein encodes MSLMGVHSVDLILIVLCITGLVLGFTQGLLRQVIALGTLYVAAVIGMQYFGVVTGWLLAVFRSGVTNRFLNGVAFLLIVFIVATVLNIMAYDVYRSTRLRVFPLLDYFGGSVLGLATMVILISLLLPVITFTLAEPMPYNDQWRVLARDEMQVAQLIPFFASLKPAVLSALSPWLPGGIPALLAQ; translated from the coding sequence ATGTCGCTAATGGGAGTTCATTCCGTTGACCTGATCCTCATTGTGCTCTGTATCACTGGGTTGGTCTTGGGGTTCACGCAAGGATTGCTCCGGCAAGTGATTGCGCTGGGCACGCTCTACGTTGCCGCGGTAATCGGGATGCAATACTTTGGCGTGGTCACCGGGTGGTTGCTCGCGGTGTTTCGTTCCGGGGTGACGAATCGCTTTTTGAACGGCGTCGCGTTCTTGCTGATCGTCTTTATCGTCGCGACCGTGCTCAACATCATGGCGTACGACGTGTACCGCTCGACGCGCTTGCGCGTGTTTCCCTTGCTCGATTACTTTGGCGGCAGTGTGCTCGGTTTGGCGACGATGGTTATTCTCATCAGTCTCTTGTTGCCGGTCATCACGTTCACGCTCGCCGAGCCGATGCCGTACAACGACCAGTGGCGCGTCTTGGCGCGCGACGAAATGCAGGTCGCGCAACTGATCCCATTTTTCGCAAGTCTCAAACCCGCGGTGCTCAGCGCGCTCAGTCCGTGGCTGCCCGGTGGCATCCCCGCGTTACTCGCGCAATAA
- a CDS encoding transcriptional regulator: MTRDDVVQLLKRKVEKAGTQVAIAREFGVTEAYISDVLHGKRSPGEKILDGLGLRRVVGYVRKEEKK, from the coding sequence ATGACACGCGATGATGTGGTTCAATTGCTCAAAAGGAAGGTCGAGAAAGCGGGTACGCAGGTAGCCATCGCTAGAGAATTCGGTGTGACCGAAGCATACATTAGCGATGTACTCCATGGCAAACGCTCTCCCGGTGAAAAGATCCTTGATGGACTTGGGTTGCGTCGCGTAGTCGGCTACGTGCGAAAAGAAGAGAAAAAATGA